In a genomic window of Cytophagia bacterium CHB2:
- a CDS encoding GGDEF domain-containing protein, translating into MHTPRPVMSLRRQLLILGILSFACLLRAQDFPLRFDHLSLEQGISHNLVYAIHQDQTGFMWFGTMYGLVKYDGRRYTIYRHDPNDAHSISYNDIIAIYEDQQGYLWIGTWGGGLNRFDPLTEKFTRFMHDPANPASLSNNMVWAIAEDEHGRLWLGTDHGLDRLHIEKGFKTGKATDSSLAHATFVHYQFSSFANDKIQQTSVRALLKDGSGRLWAGAIGGGLNLLDTTREDFLRFKHEPANAKSLSRNAVNSIYEDRAGNLWIGTIGGGLNRLVFAEETTAETKTLPSPERAEFVHYVHEPDNPHSLSQNEIGPIVEDRNGNLWVGTMGGGLNRFDPATGRFLRVQRDPAQAYSLSSNVIVALCEDRSGILWIGSYQGGVDKLDPYRQQFEHVREETVPASGLSYGDVRAICQDRSGAIWVGTFGGGLTQLSPEGRRMAQFGANHKTPTALRSNFITSIIEDKRGHLWIGTFRSGLCEFDPKRKAFFYYSTDAENPQSLSNDNVNVVYEDRAGTLWVGTDGGGLNRFDRARKQFTRYQHEAADSASLSSDFIHAIAEDHDGNLWLGTYVGLNKLDRQTQTFERYRHRLADPASLSNDYVYAIHLDSAGNIWAGTSDGLSKLNHANKTFENYTEADGLPNGVICGILEDQAGGLWLSTKKGLTRFDTRTETFRNYDISDGLQSNMFNAGAYFKNDKGEMFWGGINGINRFHPAATVRNTFVPPVALTSLKIFDKAIAFQQIQRNAEALRLPHDSNFLTFEFAALNYSRPEKNEYAYHLEGLDRDWIYSGTQNTASYTGLQPGAYVFRVKGSNGEGVWNENGASLKIIITPPFWRTWWFYSAAGLAFVLLITGWHRARLRQERERAAEIARIKNEEQLARFQAVAQAKLEERERVRKQIAADFHDESGHKLTKISLFCGVLQSRLHQNNRDIDDYLSRIMNVAASLHKDMSDFIWSLDPEESTLHDTALKLKDFGDKLFDRTGIRFCLTGLGAELEHTHLSMETRQNLTCIFKEGMNNILKHTRENCRNVTCAFARENGGYSVTLLDDGNGFEIGMSPRGKGLRNMQARAAAIQGELQIISRPGKGTAIRFTGKINQQQRFEPHKNGNPVRPQNGKTVASV; encoded by the coding sequence ATAATCTCGTTTATGCGATTCATCAAGATCAAACCGGTTTCATGTGGTTTGGGACAATGTACGGCCTGGTCAAATACGACGGCCGGCGCTACACCATCTATCGCCACGATCCCAACGACGCACATTCAATTTCCTACAACGACATCATCGCGATCTACGAAGATCAACAGGGTTATCTTTGGATCGGCACCTGGGGCGGCGGGCTGAATCGCTTCGACCCGCTCACGGAAAAGTTTACGCGCTTCATGCACGATCCGGCAAATCCCGCAAGCTTGAGCAACAATATGGTTTGGGCCATTGCTGAAGATGAACACGGCAGGCTTTGGCTCGGCACAGATCATGGTCTCGACCGGCTTCATATCGAAAAAGGCTTTAAAACCGGGAAGGCAACGGACTCCTCTCTCGCTCACGCGACATTCGTCCATTATCAGTTCTCCTCTTTTGCGAATGACAAGATACAGCAGACTTCTGTGCGTGCGCTTCTCAAAGATGGCAGTGGGCGATTGTGGGCCGGGGCCATCGGCGGCGGCCTGAATCTGCTTGATACCACGCGGGAAGATTTCCTGCGCTTCAAGCACGAACCGGCAAATGCCAAAAGCTTGAGCCGCAATGCCGTCAACTCCATTTATGAAGATCGCGCTGGCAATTTATGGATTGGCACGATCGGCGGCGGATTGAATCGACTCGTCTTTGCCGAAGAGACAACGGCGGAAACAAAAACCCTTCCTTCACCCGAACGCGCCGAATTTGTTCACTATGTGCATGAGCCGGACAATCCCCACAGTTTAAGCCAAAATGAAATCGGGCCGATTGTCGAAGATCGCAATGGCAATCTCTGGGTAGGAACCATGGGAGGCGGACTGAACCGGTTCGATCCCGCCACCGGCCGCTTCCTGCGTGTGCAGCGCGATCCGGCGCAAGCCTATTCCTTGAGCAGCAATGTTATTGTCGCGCTTTGCGAAGATCGTTCTGGCATTCTTTGGATCGGCTCGTATCAAGGCGGAGTGGATAAACTCGATCCTTACCGGCAACAATTTGAACATGTCCGCGAAGAAACCGTGCCCGCGAGCGGCTTGAGTTATGGCGACGTACGCGCGATTTGTCAGGATCGTTCGGGCGCAATTTGGGTGGGTACGTTCGGCGGCGGGTTGACACAACTGAGCCCTGAAGGGCGGCGCATGGCTCAATTCGGCGCCAATCACAAAACGCCAACAGCACTGCGCTCGAACTTCATCACCTCGATTATCGAAGATAAACGAGGCCATTTGTGGATTGGCACATTTCGCAGTGGCTTATGCGAGTTTGATCCAAAGCGCAAAGCATTTTTTTATTATTCCACTGACGCAGAAAATCCGCAGAGCTTAAGCAACGACAATGTCAATGTCGTTTATGAAGATCGCGCCGGCACGCTGTGGGTGGGCACAGATGGCGGCGGCTTGAATCGCTTTGATCGCGCGCGCAAACAATTCACGCGCTATCAGCACGAGGCGGCTGATTCTGCGAGTCTCAGCAGCGATTTTATTCATGCCATTGCGGAGGATCACGACGGCAACCTCTGGCTCGGCACCTACGTCGGGTTGAACAAACTCGATCGCCAAACTCAAACCTTCGAGAGATACCGCCACCGCCTTGCTGATCCTGCGAGTTTGAGCAACGATTATGTTTATGCGATTCACTTGGACAGCGCCGGAAATATATGGGCCGGCACGAGCGACGGCCTGAGCAAACTCAACCATGCCAACAAAACTTTTGAGAATTACACCGAAGCGGACGGCCTGCCGAACGGCGTCATCTGTGGCATTTTGGAAGACCAGGCCGGCGGGCTGTGGTTGAGCACCAAAAAAGGCCTGACGCGCTTCGATACGCGAACGGAAACGTTTCGCAACTACGACATTTCCGATGGGCTGCAAAGCAACATGTTCAATGCCGGCGCTTATTTCAAAAACGATAAGGGCGAGATGTTTTGGGGCGGCATTAACGGCATCAATCGTTTCCATCCGGCAGCGACGGTACGCAACACGTTCGTGCCGCCGGTGGCGCTCACCTCGCTGAAAATTTTTGATAAGGCGATTGCCTTCCAACAAATTCAACGCAATGCGGAGGCGCTTCGTTTGCCCCATGACAGTAATTTTCTCACCTTCGAATTTGCCGCGCTGAATTATTCACGTCCGGAAAAGAATGAATATGCTTACCACCTGGAGGGGTTGGATCGCGATTGGATTTATAGCGGCACGCAAAACACGGCAAGTTACACCGGACTGCAACCCGGCGCCTACGTTTTCCGTGTGAAAGGCTCAAACGGCGAAGGTGTTTGGAATGAAAACGGCGCCTCCCTCAAAATCATCATCACGCCGCCGTTTTGGCGAACCTGGTGGTTTTATAGCGCAGCAGGCCTTGCATTCGTTTTGTTGATTACAGGCTGGCATCGCGCGCGCCTGCGGCAAGAGCGGGAACGCGCCGCGGAAATCGCGCGCATTAAGAATGAAGAACAGTTGGCGCGTTTTCAGGCTGTGGCGCAGGCCAAACTGGAGGAACGCGAGCGCGTGCGCAAGCAAATCGCGGCTGATTTTCACGACGAGTCCGGCCACAAGCTCACGAAAATTTCGTTGTTCTGCGGCGTGCTGCAATCCCGTTTGCACCAAAACAACCGGGACATTGACGACTATCTCAGTCGCATCATGAACGTTGCAGCGAGCTTGCACAAGGACATGAGCGACTTCATCTGGTCGCTTGATCCCGAAGAAAGCACGCTGCACGACACCGCGCTCAAACTCAAAGATTTTGGCGACAAACTCTTCGACCGCACCGGCATTCGCTTTTGCCTCACCGGGCTTGGCGCCGAGCTTGAGCACACCCATTTATCCATGGAAACGCGCCAAAATTTGACCTGCATTTTCAAAGAGGGCATGAACAACATTTTGAAACACACGCGCGAGAACTGCCGCAACGTGACCTGCGCGTTTGCACGTGAGAATGGCGGCTACAGCGTCACTCTGCTCGACGACGGCAACGGCTTCGAGATTGGCATGAGTCCGCGCGGCAAAGGTTTGCGCAACATGCAGGCGCGCGCCGCTGCAATTCAGGGCGAGTTGCAGATCATCTCGCGCCCCGGCAAGGGCACGGCAATTCGCTTCACTGGAAAAATTAATCAGCAGCAGAGGTTCGAGCCTCACAAAAACGGCAATCCTGTCCGCCCCCAAAACGGTAAAACAGTGGCAAGCGTATGA